A genomic segment from Oncorhynchus clarkii lewisi isolate Uvic-CL-2024 chromosome 14, UVic_Ocla_1.0, whole genome shotgun sequence encodes:
- the LOC139366257 gene encoding sestrin-3-like isoform X2, with protein MIIFIKEMDFPLRNQCQRVQNQVTKVNAEKERVSLRCMKALASRGGVDAVSQQMASHPQYLESFLRAQHYILHMDGPLPLQYRHYIAIMAAAQHHCGYLVSLHSAQFLRVGGDPLWLQGLEAVPPRLQHLDQLNKVLAHQPWLTARSHIQALLKTGEQCWSLAELVQAVVLLAHCHSLSSFVFGSGTDADPDPVPLHIAPNGTPPGYCLCDAANGNVSAPPPLTTPLEHTTRRRSLDSSCEMVCLKERIQKSQEEKERGECVLHTQTLQHTDVEDEEEMIYSADPSRFITDPEFGYQEFARREEDHFQVFRVQDYSWEDHGFSLVNRLYSDIGHLLDDRFRSVTTLPSSHGPDLKRAIWNYIHCMLGIRYDDYDYGEVNQLLEREMKLYIKSVACYPDATKTPLCPLPWAPLKPSERIHVNLLIMEARLQAELLYALRAITQYMIA; from the exons GTGACGAAGGTGAACGCTGAGAAGGAGCGGGTGTCGCTGCGGTGCATGAAGGCTTTGGCCAGCAGGGGGGGTGTGGACGCCGTGTCCCAGCAGATGGCCTCTCACCCCCAGTACCTGGAGAGCTTCCTCCGTGCCCAGCACTACATCCTCCACATGGACGGCCCCCTGCCCCTGCAGTACCGCCACTACATCGCCATTATG gcTGCAGCGCAGCATCACTGTGGCTACCTGGTGTCTCTGCACTCGGCCCAGTTCCTCAGGGTGGGGGGCGACCCGCTGTGGCTACAGGGGCTGGAGGCCGTTCCCCCTCGCCTGCAACACCTTGACCAACTCAACAAGGTTCTGGCCCACCAACCCTGGCTCACCGCCCGCTCACACATACAG GCGTTGCTGAAGACGGGGGAGCAGTGCTGGTCTCTGGCTGAGCTGGTTCAGGCTGTGGTGCTGCTGGCCCACTGCCACTCCCTTTCTAGCTTTGTGTTTGGCTCTGGCACTGACGCCGACCCCGACCCCGTCCCCCTCCACATAGCCCCCAACGGCACCCCCCCGGGCTACTGCCTCTGTGACGCTGCCAACGGCAATGTCAGCGCACCTCCGCCTCTCACCACACCCTTGGAGCACACCACACGACGACGG TCTCTGGACTCCAGTTGTGAGATGGTGTGTCTGAAAGAGAGGATACAGAAATcccaggaggagaaagagaggggggagtgcGTCCTACACACCCAGACACTCCagcacacag ATgtggaagatgaggaggagatgaTCTACTCAGCAGACCCCTCTCGTTTCATAACAGACCCTGAGTTCGGCTACCAGGAGTTTGCCCGCAGGGAGGAAGACCACTTCCAAGTATTCCGGGTGCAG GACTACTCCTGGGAGGACCACGGCTTCTCCCTGGTCAACCGGCTGTACTCGGACATCGGGCACCTGCTGGACGACCGTTTCCGCAGCGTCACGACGCTCCCCTCGTCCCACGGTCCTGACCTGAAGAGAGCCATCTGGAACTACATCCACTGTATGTTGGGAATTAG GTACGACGATTATGACTACGGGGAGGTAAACCAGTTgctggagagggagatgaagctTTATATCAAGTCTGTGGCCTGCTACCCTGACGCCACCAAGACCCCGCTGTGTCCCCTGCCCTGGGCACCACTCAAACCTTCCGAGAGG ATCCATGTGAACTTGCTTATAATGGAGGCTCGGTTACAGGCTGAGCTTCTGTATGCTCTGAGAGCCATCACCCAGTACATGATAGCTTAG
- the LOC139366257 gene encoding sestrin-3-like isoform X1, which produces MIIFIKEMDFPLRNQCQRVQNQVTKVNAEKERVSLRCMKALASRGGVDAVSQQMASHPQYLESFLRAQHYILHMDGPLPLQYRHYIAIMAAAQHHCGYLVSLHSAQFLRVGGDPLWLQGLEAVPPRLQHLDQLNKVLAHQPWLTARSHIQALLKTGEQCWSLAELVQAVVLLAHCHSLSSFVFGSGTDADPDPVPLHIAPNGTPPGYCLCDAANGNVSAPPPLTTPLEHTTRRRSLDSSCEMVCLKERIQKSQEEKERGECVLHTQTLQHTDVEDEEEMIYSADPSRFITDPEFGYQEFARREEDHFQVFRVQVCLCGLSGQDYSWEDHGFSLVNRLYSDIGHLLDDRFRSVTTLPSSHGPDLKRAIWNYIHCMLGIRYDDYDYGEVNQLLEREMKLYIKSVACYPDATKTPLCPLPWAPLKPSERIHVNLLIMEARLQAELLYALRAITQYMIA; this is translated from the exons GTGACGAAGGTGAACGCTGAGAAGGAGCGGGTGTCGCTGCGGTGCATGAAGGCTTTGGCCAGCAGGGGGGGTGTGGACGCCGTGTCCCAGCAGATGGCCTCTCACCCCCAGTACCTGGAGAGCTTCCTCCGTGCCCAGCACTACATCCTCCACATGGACGGCCCCCTGCCCCTGCAGTACCGCCACTACATCGCCATTATG gcTGCAGCGCAGCATCACTGTGGCTACCTGGTGTCTCTGCACTCGGCCCAGTTCCTCAGGGTGGGGGGCGACCCGCTGTGGCTACAGGGGCTGGAGGCCGTTCCCCCTCGCCTGCAACACCTTGACCAACTCAACAAGGTTCTGGCCCACCAACCCTGGCTCACCGCCCGCTCACACATACAG GCGTTGCTGAAGACGGGGGAGCAGTGCTGGTCTCTGGCTGAGCTGGTTCAGGCTGTGGTGCTGCTGGCCCACTGCCACTCCCTTTCTAGCTTTGTGTTTGGCTCTGGCACTGACGCCGACCCCGACCCCGTCCCCCTCCACATAGCCCCCAACGGCACCCCCCCGGGCTACTGCCTCTGTGACGCTGCCAACGGCAATGTCAGCGCACCTCCGCCTCTCACCACACCCTTGGAGCACACCACACGACGACGG TCTCTGGACTCCAGTTGTGAGATGGTGTGTCTGAAAGAGAGGATACAGAAATcccaggaggagaaagagaggggggagtgcGTCCTACACACCCAGACACTCCagcacacag ATgtggaagatgaggaggagatgaTCTACTCAGCAGACCCCTCTCGTTTCATAACAGACCCTGAGTTCGGCTACCAGGAGTTTGCCCGCAGGGAGGAAGACCACTTCCAAGTATTCCGGGTGCAG GTTTGTTTGTGCGGTCTGTCTGGGCAGGACTACTCCTGGGAGGACCACGGCTTCTCCCTGGTCAACCGGCTGTACTCGGACATCGGGCACCTGCTGGACGACCGTTTCCGCAGCGTCACGACGCTCCCCTCGTCCCACGGTCCTGACCTGAAGAGAGCCATCTGGAACTACATCCACTGTATGTTGGGAATTAG GTACGACGATTATGACTACGGGGAGGTAAACCAGTTgctggagagggagatgaagctTTATATCAAGTCTGTGGCCTGCTACCCTGACGCCACCAAGACCCCGCTGTGTCCCCTGCCCTGGGCACCACTCAAACCTTCCGAGAGG ATCCATGTGAACTTGCTTATAATGGAGGCTCGGTTACAGGCTGAGCTTCTGTATGCTCTGAGAGCCATCACCCAGTACATGATAGCTTAG